In one Dermatophilaceae bacterium Sec6.4 genomic region, the following are encoded:
- a CDS encoding MBL fold metallo-hydrolase, which yields MLSDAQDSATHVSASFTWWGHSTVGIELDGVRILTDPVLGRWIGPLRRSGPLPSVAAISDLHAVLISHGHHDHLDLRSLRRIDRDTTIVLPTGRGSLLRAEGFRNVVELAVGDSTTIGEVHCCAVPAQHTGARWRAGRESHAQGYLISGSQSVWFAGDTGMVDALLELRGKVDIGLVPIGGWGFTLGPDHLDAAQAAQLCAQLELTQVLPIHWGTFAIPGSRMFRAAWRRQDPGLFATLVQPPVHVLAVTAGQRVDVPALPTDGAP from the coding sequence ATGCTGAGCGACGCGCAGGACTCGGCCACCCACGTCTCGGCGTCGTTCACCTGGTGGGGCCATTCGACCGTGGGGATCGAGCTGGACGGTGTCCGTATCCTGACCGACCCCGTGCTGGGACGTTGGATCGGCCCGTTGCGGCGCAGCGGTCCGCTGCCGTCAGTCGCCGCGATCTCGGATCTGCACGCGGTCCTCATCTCCCACGGGCATCACGACCATTTGGACCTGCGGTCGCTACGCCGGATCGACCGCGACACCACGATCGTGCTTCCCACCGGTCGCGGGTCCTTGCTACGGGCCGAGGGTTTTCGCAACGTCGTGGAGCTCGCGGTCGGTGACAGCACGACCATCGGCGAGGTGCACTGTTGCGCCGTCCCCGCCCAGCACACCGGGGCCCGGTGGCGTGCCGGGCGGGAGTCGCACGCGCAGGGCTACCTCATCTCCGGTTCGCAGTCCGTGTGGTTCGCGGGCGACACCGGAATGGTCGATGCACTCCTCGAGCTGCGCGGCAAGGTCGATATCGGTCTCGTACCGATCGGCGGATGGGGTTTCACACTCGGCCCCGACCACCTCGACGCAGCCCAGGCAGCGCAGCTGTGCGCCCAGCTGGAGTTGACCCAGGTGCTGCCGATCCACTGGGGGACGTTCGCGATCCCCGGCAGCCGGATGTTCCGCGCTGCGTGGCGCCGGCAGGATCCTGGCCTGTTCGCGACGCTGGTTCAGCCGCCCGTCCACGTACTTGCCGTGACGGCCGGTCAGCGGGTCGATGTGCCGGCCCTCCCGACGGATGGTGCACCGTGA
- a CDS encoding ABC-F family ATP-binding cassette domain-containing protein — translation MLTAHDVEIRAGARTLLEHTTFRVAPGDRVGLVGRNGAGKTTLTKVLAGQAAPEAGQVTRSGEVGYLPQDPRTGDLSVLARDRILSARGLDVIVRDLRKAEMDMGSDDEALSEKAMRRYTRLDHEFQAQGGYAAESEAASIASALALTERLLDQPLQTLSGGQRRRVELSRILFSGAETLLLDEPTNHLDADSIVWLRDYLRSYKGGLIIISHDVQMLDTVVTRVFHLDANRAELDQYNMGWKTYLQQRETDERRRRRERQNAEKKASTLFAQADKMRAKATKATAAQNMAKRAERLLAGLETERQQDRVAKLRFPKPSPCGRTPLMAEGLSRSYGSLEIFTGVDLAIDRGSRVVVLGLNGAGKTTLLRILAGVDDPDTGEVQPGHGLKLGYYAQEHENLDMERSVLENMKSAAPDLGETETRKVLGSFLFSGEDVLKPTKVLSGGEKTRLSLALLVVSSANVLLLDEPTNNLDPASREEILGALKGYEGAVVLVSHDEGAVSALEPERVLLLPDGVEDHWGPDYLDLVTLA, via the coding sequence GTGCTCACCGCGCATGACGTCGAGATTCGCGCTGGCGCCCGGACCCTTCTGGAGCACACGACATTCCGGGTAGCACCGGGGGATCGGGTGGGGCTGGTCGGTCGCAACGGTGCCGGAAAGACCACTTTGACAAAGGTGCTGGCCGGCCAGGCCGCACCCGAAGCGGGGCAGGTCACCCGCTCCGGTGAAGTCGGGTACCTACCCCAGGACCCGCGCACCGGGGATCTGTCGGTTCTGGCGCGGGACAGAATTCTGTCGGCACGCGGACTGGATGTCATCGTCCGCGACCTGCGCAAGGCCGAGATGGACATGGGATCGGATGATGAGGCGCTGAGCGAGAAGGCAATGCGTCGCTACACCCGCTTGGACCACGAATTCCAGGCCCAGGGCGGGTATGCGGCCGAATCCGAAGCGGCCTCCATCGCCTCGGCACTGGCGTTGACGGAGCGACTGCTCGATCAGCCCCTGCAGACCCTCTCCGGTGGTCAACGCCGACGCGTGGAACTGTCCCGCATCCTGTTCTCCGGCGCCGAGACGCTCCTCTTGGACGAACCGACCAACCACCTTGACGCTGATTCGATCGTCTGGTTGCGCGACTACCTGCGTTCCTACAAGGGTGGGCTGATCATCATCAGTCACGACGTCCAGATGCTCGACACCGTCGTGACGCGGGTGTTCCACCTGGACGCCAACCGCGCCGAGCTCGATCAGTACAACATGGGTTGGAAGACCTATCTGCAGCAGCGCGAGACCGACGAGCGACGTCGTCGACGCGAGCGGCAGAATGCCGAGAAGAAGGCCTCCACCCTCTTCGCGCAGGCTGACAAAATGCGCGCCAAAGCCACCAAGGCCACTGCTGCGCAGAACATGGCCAAGCGGGCCGAACGACTACTTGCGGGGCTGGAGACCGAACGCCAACAGGACCGGGTCGCCAAGCTGCGCTTCCCCAAACCGTCGCCGTGCGGGCGGACCCCGCTGATGGCCGAAGGGCTGTCCCGCTCCTACGGGTCGCTGGAGATCTTTACCGGTGTCGACCTGGCAATCGACCGCGGATCGCGCGTCGTCGTGCTCGGCCTGAACGGGGCCGGCAAGACCACCCTGCTGCGAATTCTGGCCGGGGTCGATGATCCGGACACCGGTGAAGTGCAGCCGGGGCACGGGCTGAAACTGGGCTACTACGCTCAGGAGCACGAGAACCTGGACATGGAACGCTCGGTGCTGGAGAACATGAAGTCCGCAGCCCCGGACCTCGGTGAGACCGAGACCCGCAAGGTACTCGGCTCCTTCCTGTTCTCCGGCGAGGACGTGCTCAAACCGACCAAGGTGCTGTCCGGTGGGGAGAAGACGAGGTTGTCGCTGGCGCTGCTGGTCGTCTCCTCGGCGAATGTGCTGCTGCTGGATGAGCCCACCAACAACCTCGATCCTGCCTCGCGTGAGGAGATTCTCGGTGCGTTGAAGGGGTACGAAGGCGCTGTCGTGCTGGTGTCCCACGACGAGGGCGCGGTGTCCGCACTCGAACCCGAACGCGTCCTGCTGCTGCCCGACGGTGTGGAGGACCACTGGGGTCCGGACTACCTGGACCTGGTCACCCTGGCCTAG
- a CDS encoding ABC transporter ATP-binding protein, with amino-acid sequence MQGNWMTMRSLTQDSSIKNAPLKPGTTKRVLRYAIPFRRPLTAFMVIVVIDALTVIATPLILREIVDNGVLQKDTALVVWLAVAAAIVSVFDAALGVMSRWLSSTIGEGLIYDLRREVFSHVLRQPIAFFTRAQTGALVTRLNSDVIGAQTAFTSVMSNVVSNAVSLVVIIIAMGVLSWQLTLAALVLVPFFLIPTRIVGRRVAGLTRNQMIENADLGARMTERFNVAGALLVKLFGRPDTEHREYAERAAKVRDYGIALALQRSVFLVGLTLLASLATAMVYGIGGVMAVRGALTVGTLLALAALLTRLYLPLTQLSNVRVDVMAALVSFERVFEILDLHPMVREADKPVTLSDGPLDVRFEDVGFAYPDAAAVSLSSLQTVTSGDDGASAAVLDGISFTARPGEMVAIVGPSGAGKTTISALVGRLYDPTSGEVLIGGHNLTQVATESLRDRVGMVTQDAHMFHDTIGANLRYARPDATDEELHDALRAANISDLVDRLPYGLDTLVGDRGHRLSGGEKQRLAIARLLLKAPSVVVLDEATAHLDSESEAAVQRALDTALQGRTSIVIAHRLSTVRAADQILVVEAGRIVEQGRHSELLAAHGLYAELYRTQFAEAASPA; translated from the coding sequence ATGCAGGGCAACTGGATGACGATGAGGTCGCTGACCCAGGATTCGTCGATCAAGAACGCACCGCTCAAACCGGGCACGACCAAACGCGTGCTGCGCTACGCGATCCCGTTCCGTCGGCCGCTGACCGCGTTCATGGTGATCGTCGTCATCGATGCACTGACGGTGATCGCCACTCCGCTCATCCTGCGCGAGATCGTCGACAACGGAGTGCTGCAGAAGGACACCGCCCTGGTCGTCTGGCTGGCAGTGGCTGCTGCGATCGTCTCGGTCTTCGACGCAGCGCTGGGCGTCATGTCTCGGTGGTTGTCCTCCACGATCGGGGAGGGCCTGATCTATGACCTGCGCCGGGAAGTCTTCAGTCACGTCCTGCGCCAGCCCATCGCTTTCTTCACCCGTGCTCAGACCGGGGCACTGGTCACCAGACTGAACTCCGACGTGATCGGCGCGCAGACCGCGTTCACCTCGGTGATGTCCAACGTCGTCTCGAACGCCGTCAGTCTGGTTGTCATCATCATCGCGATGGGGGTGCTGTCCTGGCAGCTCACCCTGGCCGCGCTGGTCCTGGTGCCGTTCTTCCTGATACCCACCCGCATCGTCGGGCGCCGGGTGGCGGGCCTGACCCGTAATCAGATGATCGAGAACGCCGACCTCGGCGCACGGATGACCGAACGGTTCAATGTCGCGGGCGCCCTGCTGGTCAAGTTGTTCGGTCGCCCGGACACCGAGCACCGCGAGTACGCCGAACGCGCCGCCAAGGTGCGTGACTACGGCATCGCCCTCGCGCTGCAACGCAGCGTCTTCCTCGTCGGCCTGACGCTGCTGGCGTCGCTGGCAACTGCCATGGTCTACGGCATCGGGGGAGTGATGGCCGTGCGCGGCGCGCTCACGGTGGGAACGCTGCTCGCGCTCGCGGCGCTGCTCACCCGGCTCTACCTGCCGCTGACGCAACTGTCCAACGTGCGGGTGGACGTCATGGCGGCGCTGGTGTCCTTCGAGCGGGTCTTCGAGATCCTTGACCTGCACCCGATGGTGCGTGAGGCGGACAAGCCGGTCACACTTTCGGACGGACCGTTGGACGTTCGGTTCGAGGATGTCGGGTTCGCCTACCCTGACGCGGCAGCCGTATCGCTGTCCTCCCTGCAGACGGTGACGTCCGGTGACGACGGCGCCAGTGCTGCGGTACTCGACGGAATCTCGTTCACCGCTCGTCCTGGCGAGATGGTCGCGATCGTCGGGCCCTCGGGCGCGGGCAAGACCACGATCAGCGCCCTGGTCGGCCGACTGTACGACCCGACGAGCGGGGAGGTGCTGATCGGCGGGCACAACCTGACCCAGGTCGCCACCGAATCGCTGCGGGACCGGGTCGGCATGGTCACCCAGGACGCACACATGTTCCACGACACCATCGGGGCAAATCTGCGGTATGCGCGTCCGGACGCCACGGACGAAGAACTACACGACGCGCTGCGGGCCGCGAACATCTCAGATCTGGTCGACCGGTTGCCCTACGGTCTGGACACTCTGGTGGGGGACCGCGGCCACCGACTGTCCGGCGGGGAGAAGCAGCGGCTGGCGATCGCCCGACTGCTGCTGAAAGCGCCCTCGGTGGTCGTGCTGGACGAGGCGACGGCCCACCTGGACAGTGAATCCGAGGCAGCCGTCCAGCGCGCCCTGGACACCGCCCTGCAGGGCCGGACCTCGATCGTCATCGCGCACCGCCTGTCCACGGTGCGTGCCGCAGATCAGATTCTGGTGGTGGAGGCCGGTCGCATCGTGGAGCAGGGCCGCCACTCGGAACTGCTCGCAGCCCACGGTCTCTACGCCGAGCTGTACCGGACACAGTTCGCCGAAGCGGCAAGTCCTGCCTGA
- a CDS encoding SURF1 family protein, with product MIRLLLTRRWLAWILVALVWGIGCFFLGRWQWHRWESKHNSQQEVSQNYNATPRALSSVVPGRAAPLPKLAQWTQVRMTGHYLPDATVLVRNRPDAGYFGWEVLVPFIPDDGSGAILVDRGWVANGISASISAPVPRAPAGTTTVTGWLRPTEPSRHKARVSGSVDSINSTDVTALTRVATYENTYVEMRSERTAAGAVPARPAPLDKPHPGTNAGINLSYAIQWWAGMVGGMMFVLFRARQEHRDVLLESGELSPEDRRRLTKPKKVRIWDEEDA from the coding sequence GTGATTCGCTTGCTACTGACCAGGCGCTGGCTGGCCTGGATCCTGGTGGCACTCGTGTGGGGCATCGGGTGTTTCTTCCTCGGTCGTTGGCAGTGGCACCGTTGGGAATCCAAACACAACTCCCAGCAGGAGGTATCGCAGAATTACAACGCGACACCGCGCGCGCTGTCTTCTGTCGTGCCAGGACGCGCTGCTCCGCTGCCGAAGCTGGCGCAGTGGACTCAGGTCCGGATGACCGGGCACTACCTGCCCGACGCGACGGTCCTGGTCCGCAACCGGCCCGATGCCGGCTACTTCGGCTGGGAGGTGCTGGTGCCCTTCATCCCGGACGATGGGTCGGGGGCGATCTTGGTCGATCGTGGGTGGGTGGCCAACGGGATCAGTGCATCGATCTCGGCGCCCGTGCCGCGGGCTCCTGCCGGTACCACCACCGTGACCGGTTGGTTGCGCCCGACCGAACCCAGCCGACACAAGGCCCGGGTCTCCGGCTCGGTGGACTCGATCAACAGCACCGATGTCACCGCGTTGACCCGGGTAGCCACATACGAGAACACCTACGTGGAGATGCGTAGCGAGCGGACCGCGGCCGGCGCCGTCCCAGCACGACCGGCGCCGCTGGACAAGCCTCATCCCGGTACGAACGCCGGAATCAACCTCAGCTACGCGATCCAGTGGTGGGCCGGGATGGTCGGCGGGATGATGTTCGTCCTGTTCCGGGCGCGCCAGGAACATCGCGATGTGCTGCTGGAGTCGGGTGAACTCTCACCGGAGGACAGGCGTCGGCTCACTAAGCCCAAAAAGGTCCGCATCTGGGACGAGGAAGACGCCTGA
- the moaA gene encoding GTP 3',8-cyclase MoaA gives MTRTPASDLPALGDRFGRVAADLRVSVTDRCNLRCTYCMPAEGLDWMAKPEMLTDDELVRLVGIFVGLGVRQVRFTGGEPMLRRSLVDVVRRVGQLPNAPRMAMTTNGIGLDRLAQPLADAGLNRVNVSLDSASPERFKELTRRDRFHDVERGLKAAADAGLAPVKVNAVAMHSDAESPADLLAWCLDRGYQLRFIEQMPLDAGHVWDRSTMMTGAQLHTAIEERFTLTALPADARGSAPAEEFLVDGGPATVGLIASVSAPFCGACDRVRLTADGQVRNCLFARSEGDLRGPMRAGATDEELTSIISSTMWAKAAGHGIDGPGFVQPDRPMSSIGG, from the coding sequence ATGACCCGCACACCTGCTTCGGACCTTCCGGCTCTCGGTGACCGCTTCGGCCGGGTCGCGGCCGATCTGCGAGTCTCTGTCACCGATCGCTGCAACCTGCGCTGTACCTACTGCATGCCGGCCGAAGGGCTGGACTGGATGGCCAAGCCGGAGATGCTGACGGACGACGAATTGGTGCGGCTGGTGGGGATCTTCGTCGGCCTGGGAGTGCGCCAGGTGCGCTTCACCGGCGGCGAGCCAATGCTGCGACGCTCACTGGTCGACGTCGTGCGCCGGGTCGGGCAACTGCCGAATGCGCCGCGGATGGCTATGACCACCAACGGGATCGGCCTTGACCGACTCGCGCAACCACTGGCCGATGCGGGCCTGAATCGCGTCAATGTCTCGCTGGATTCCGCATCGCCGGAACGCTTCAAAGAGTTGACACGCCGAGACCGCTTCCATGACGTCGAGCGCGGGCTGAAGGCGGCCGCCGATGCGGGCCTGGCACCGGTGAAGGTCAACGCGGTGGCTATGCACAGCGACGCCGAGAGTCCCGCAGATCTGCTCGCCTGGTGCCTGGACCGCGGGTACCAGTTGCGCTTCATCGAGCAGATGCCGTTGGACGCAGGTCATGTCTGGGACCGCTCCACGATGATGACCGGCGCACAGCTGCATACCGCGATCGAGGAACGCTTCACGCTGACTGCATTACCCGCAGACGCCAGGGGCAGCGCGCCGGCAGAGGAGTTCCTGGTCGACGGCGGACCCGCCACGGTCGGCTTGATCGCCAGTGTGAGTGCGCCGTTCTGCGGAGCGTGCGACCGGGTTCGGCTGACTGCCGACGGGCAGGTCCGTAACTGTCTGTTCGCCCGCAGCGAAGGTGATCTACGCGGGCCGATGAGGGCTGGAGCCACCGATGAGGAGTTGACGAGCATCATCAGTTCAACGATGTGGGCGAAGGCTGCAGGTCACGGAATCGACGGGCCCGGCTTCGTACAGCCGGATCGACCGATGTCGTCCATCGGCGGCTGA
- a CDS encoding DUF3099 domain-containing protein, whose protein sequence is MAYRKELPPVGSATNLPASAKGDQSDRMRKYLISMTFRTVCFVLAVVFTGPLRWIFIVLAVILPYIAVVIANASNSKRIDVLGVVRPEDQIKILQPGHPTP, encoded by the coding sequence ATGGCTTACCGCAAGGAACTACCTCCCGTTGGATCTGCCACCAACCTGCCAGCTTCGGCCAAGGGCGACCAGAGTGACCGGATGCGTAAGTACCTGATATCGATGACTTTCCGTACGGTCTGCTTTGTTCTCGCGGTCGTCTTCACCGGACCACTGCGGTGGATTTTCATCGTGCTCGCCGTGATCCTGCCGTATATCGCAGTGGTCATTGCGAACGCGTCGAACAGCAAGCGGATCGATGTCCTCGGAGTCGTGCGACCCGAAGACCAGATCAAGATTCTGCAGCCGGGCCACCCCACGCCGTAG
- a CDS encoding beta-ketoacyl-ACP reductase — translation MSQPRNVLVTGGNRGIGAAIAVAFLQAGDHVVVTSRNGEAPEGAHAVACDVTSSEQVDAAFTQAEELLGGPIEVVVANAGITRDTLLMRMSDEDFQQVLDTNLTGAFRCARRASKGMLKLRRGRIIFVSSVVGLYGAPGQANYAASKAGLVGLARSITRELGKRGITANVVAPGFVETDMTRALPQKQQAEYLGVIPAGRFAQAQEIAQVVRFVASDEAAYISGAVIPVDGGLGMGH, via the coding sequence ATGAGCCAACCCCGCAACGTCCTGGTGACCGGTGGCAACCGCGGCATCGGAGCTGCCATTGCTGTGGCGTTCCTGCAAGCCGGTGATCACGTCGTGGTGACCTCCCGTAACGGAGAGGCACCCGAGGGTGCACATGCAGTGGCCTGCGACGTGACAAGTTCCGAACAGGTCGACGCCGCGTTCACCCAGGCCGAAGAACTGCTCGGAGGACCGATCGAAGTTGTCGTGGCGAACGCGGGCATCACCCGCGACACGCTGCTGATGAGGATGAGTGACGAGGACTTTCAACAGGTCCTCGATACCAACCTGACGGGTGCGTTCCGTTGCGCGCGGCGCGCAAGCAAAGGAATGCTCAAGCTTCGGCGGGGCCGCATCATTTTCGTATCCAGCGTGGTCGGGCTGTACGGCGCGCCGGGGCAGGCCAACTACGCCGCGTCGAAGGCCGGTCTGGTCGGCCTCGCCCGCTCCATCACCCGGGAGCTGGGTAAACGGGGCATCACCGCGAACGTCGTAGCGCCCGGTTTCGTCGAGACCGACATGACGCGCGCACTGCCGCAGAAGCAACAGGCGGAATACCTCGGGGTCATTCCAGCCGGCCGGTTCGCCCAGGCGCAGGAAATTGCACAGGTGGTGCGCTTCGTCGCGAGTGATGAGGCGGCGTACATCAGCGGCGCGGTCATCCCGGTCGATGGTGGCCTCGGAATGGGTCACTGA
- the fabI gene encoding enoyl-ACP reductase FabI, translated as MGLLEGKTLLVTGVLMDSSIAFHVARLAQQEGAEVVLTSFGRTMKITRTISRRLPTTPQIVELDVTNADDLASLSDRLSEHVDGLDGVLHSIGFAPPGAFDFMGGTWEDASVALHASAYSLKSLAVAALPLMRERSALVGLTFDAQFAWPVYDWMGVAKAAFESTNRYLARDLGPRGVRCNLVAAGPIRTTAAKSIPGFETFENTWGKRAPLGWDVRDAEPAARACVALMSDWFPATTGEIVHVDGGVHAMGQ; from the coding sequence ATGGGATTACTCGAAGGTAAGACACTGCTGGTTACCGGAGTGCTGATGGATTCATCCATCGCATTCCACGTGGCCCGCCTGGCACAACAGGAAGGTGCAGAGGTGGTCCTGACCTCCTTCGGACGGACCATGAAGATCACCCGAACCATCTCCCGGCGACTGCCCACAACACCGCAGATCGTGGAACTGGATGTCACCAACGCCGATGACCTGGCCAGCCTTTCCGACCGGCTCAGCGAGCATGTGGACGGGCTTGACGGGGTGCTGCACTCGATCGGATTCGCGCCACCGGGCGCGTTCGATTTCATGGGCGGCACCTGGGAGGATGCCAGCGTCGCGCTGCACGCGTCGGCGTACTCGCTCAAATCCCTCGCGGTCGCCGCGTTGCCGCTGATGCGCGAACGGTCGGCACTGGTCGGTTTGACCTTCGACGCACAGTTCGCCTGGCCGGTCTACGACTGGATGGGGGTCGCGAAGGCCGCGTTCGAATCCACCAACCGTTACCTCGCGCGCGACCTCGGCCCCAGGGGAGTGCGCTGCAACCTGGTGGCAGCCGGGCCGATCCGTACCACCGCCGCAAAGTCGATCCCCGGCTTCGAGACCTTCGAGAACACCTGGGGTAAGCGGGCACCGCTGGGCTGGGATGTCCGTGACGCGGAGCCGGCGGCGCGGGCCTGCGTGGCCCTGATGTCGGACTGGTTCCCCGCAACCACAGGCGAGATCG